A window of Nodularia sp. LEGE 06071 contains these coding sequences:
- a CDS encoding bestrophin family protein codes for MTVERKLWFQIALQIKGSVILAIYKRVIGCGLFGIFVSILYNFKLSVSQPILESVIPSIVLGLLLVFRTNTAYERFWEGRKCWGSIVNNVRNLARQIWVSIDEISAEDRKNKIAALYLLVAFAVATKLHLRGELITNELEELIPDSKYRNLENMNNPPLELAFWIGDYLQQQHNHKCLHIYQLIAMQELLNNLVDNLGSCERILKTPIPLAYAIHLKQLLLLYCYLLPFQLVESLGWWTGLIVALISFTLFGIEAIGLEIENPFGYDANDLPLDAICNTMKRNIDDLITLSPSIGLYN; via the coding sequence ATGACAGTCGAAAGAAAACTATGGTTTCAAATAGCTCTTCAGATCAAAGGATCAGTAATTTTAGCGATTTATAAACGCGTTATTGGGTGTGGATTATTTGGAATTTTTGTGTCTATACTTTATAATTTCAAATTATCTGTATCCCAACCAATTTTAGAAAGTGTGATTCCTAGTATTGTTTTAGGCTTATTATTAGTTTTTCGCACTAATACAGCTTATGAACGCTTTTGGGAAGGCAGAAAATGTTGGGGTTCCATAGTAAACAACGTGCGAAATTTAGCAAGACAAATTTGGGTATCCATTGATGAAATATCCGCAGAAGATAGAAAAAATAAAATTGCTGCATTGTATTTATTAGTAGCCTTTGCTGTAGCGACTAAATTACATTTGCGTGGAGAGTTGATAACGAATGAGTTAGAAGAACTAATCCCAGACTCTAAGTATAGAAATCTTGAGAATATGAATAATCCACCCCTAGAACTTGCCTTCTGGATTGGAGATTATTTACAGCAGCAGCATAATCATAAATGCCTTCACATCTACCAGTTAATAGCAATGCAAGAGTTATTAAATAATTTGGTGGATAATTTAGGATCATGCGAACGAATTTTAAAAACACCCATACCTTTAGCATACGCTATTCATCTCAAACAGTTATTATTACTGTATTGTTACCTATTACCTTTTCAATTAGTGGAAAGTCTGGGGTGGTGGACAGGATTAATTGTGGCGTTGATTAGTTTTACTTTATTTGGCATTGAAGCTATCGGGTTGGAAATAGAAAATCCTTTTGGTTACGATGCTAATGACTTGCCATTAGATGCAATTTGCAACACTATGAAACGCAATATTGACGATTTAATTACGCTGAGTCCTAGCATTGGATTATATAATTAA
- a CDS encoding sulfurtransferase, which yields MADTQFVISPAWLFEHLNDPHIVIVDCRFSLADPQLGKQQYQASHIKNSYYLDLNQDLSSPIGKHGGRHPLPNVNDLAHKLSAIGVDSPKSLVVAYDDSRLAFASRLWWLLRYLGHEQVVVLDGGFTAWQKAGYAVTDVISTPQKGNFIPKIRPNLVVDIEAVKSRKDLPKVALVDSREGDRYRGEREPIDTIAGHIPGAINYPWQDITSSSGYLLSASEQRQRWEKLEKAEEIIVYCGSGVTACVNLLSLELANIHTGKLYAGSWSDWISYDFQN from the coding sequence ATGGCTGACACCCAATTTGTGATTTCCCCCGCTTGGCTTTTTGAACATCTTAACGATCCACACATCGTTATTGTAGATTGTCGCTTTTCTCTTGCTGACCCTCAACTAGGAAAACAACAATACCAAGCAAGTCATATCAAAAATTCTTATTATCTAGATTTGAATCAGGATCTTTCCAGTCCTATAGGTAAGCATGGCGGTAGACATCCTTTACCAAATGTCAATGATCTAGCTCACAAGTTATCAGCAATTGGGGTAGATTCCCCAAAAAGTTTAGTTGTTGCTTATGATGATTCGCGCTTGGCCTTTGCATCTCGTCTTTGGTGGTTATTACGCTATCTAGGACATGAGCAAGTAGTTGTATTAGATGGAGGATTTACCGCATGGCAAAAAGCTGGTTATGCAGTCACAGACGTGATTTCAACACCCCAGAAAGGTAATTTTATCCCGAAAATCAGACCAAACTTGGTAGTAGATATTGAGGCGGTGAAAAGTCGCAAAGACTTACCAAAAGTAGCTTTAGTAGATTCTAGAGAAGGCGATCGCTACCGAGGAGAACGAGAGCCAATAGATACAATTGCTGGTCATATTCCCGGTGCTATTAACTATCCTTGGCAAGACATTACCAGCTCTTCTGGTTATTTACTTTCTGCATCAGAGCAACGCCAACGCTGGGAGAAACTAGAAAAAGCTGAGGAAATTATAGTTTATTGTGGTTCTGGTGTAACTGCTTGTGTGAATTTACTTTCTTTGGAACTAGCCAATATTCACACAGGAAAACTTTATGCTGGTAGTTGGAGTGACTGGATTAGTTATGACTTTCAAAACTGA
- a CDS encoding HD domain-containing phosphohydrolase: MISWNSNCTDSTEEQFGGSNHVKKLHNINSNHALESPILAGYPLESSQGHLRREQIQVAPDWMKNDLNYGYDSLISITPQAIPSKVVNGLDSELPTVLVVDDNTASRITAVALLSMEGYEVIEAESGPTALLLVKRKQPDLILLDVMMPGMDGFEVCQLLKQDEHTRLIPIIFITALNDKRSLIRGIEVGGDDFLSKPFDNVELVARVKSLVRQKRLNEDLDHAEKVLFSVAKAIECRDPNTGDHCERLVKLGQAFGEYLNLSRYRIRDLMWGGYLHDIGKVGIPDAVLLKKGKLTPEDWIIMKQHVLIGEKICLPLRSMKGVIPIIRHHHERWDGSGYPDGLKGDDIPYLAQVFQIIDIYDALTSERPYKKAFSLEEAISVMQQETDSGWRNPKLVQQFIDFSRFRNGN; the protein is encoded by the coding sequence GTGATTTCATGGAATTCCAACTGTACAGACTCTACTGAAGAACAATTTGGAGGGTCAAACCACGTGAAAAAATTACATAATATCAATTCCAATCATGCATTAGAATCGCCAATCTTAGCAGGTTATCCCTTGGAGTCATCTCAAGGTCATCTCCGGCGGGAACAGATACAAGTAGCTCCAGATTGGATGAAAAATGATCTTAATTATGGTTACGATTCGTTAATTTCTATAACTCCACAAGCTATACCTTCTAAAGTGGTGAACGGTTTAGATTCAGAATTGCCGACAGTTTTAGTGGTTGACGACAATACAGCCAGTCGAATCACTGCGGTTGCTCTTTTGTCGATGGAAGGATACGAAGTGATTGAGGCTGAAAGTGGTCCGACTGCTTTATTACTAGTAAAACGAAAACAACCAGATTTAATTTTGCTGGATGTGATGATGCCGGGAATGGATGGGTTTGAAGTCTGTCAGTTGCTGAAGCAGGATGAACATACTAGGCTCATACCAATAATTTTTATTACAGCCTTAAATGACAAGCGATCGCTTATCCGAGGAATTGAAGTCGGGGGGGATGATTTTCTCAGCAAACCTTTTGACAATGTAGAACTAGTAGCGCGTGTAAAATCTTTGGTGCGGCAAAAGCGTTTAAATGAAGACTTAGACCATGCCGAGAAAGTGCTGTTTTCTGTGGCTAAGGCTATTGAATGTCGTGATCCCAATACAGGCGATCACTGCGAACGGTTAGTCAAATTAGGACAGGCTTTTGGTGAATACCTCAATCTTTCGCGCTACCGAATTCGAGATTTAATGTGGGGTGGATATCTGCATGATATCGGCAAGGTGGGTATTCCCGACGCGGTGCTACTGAAAAAAGGCAAACTCACCCCCGAAGATTGGATAATTATGAAGCAGCACGTTTTAATTGGGGAAAAAATCTGTCTACCACTCCGGAGTATGAAGGGTGTAATTCCCATTATTCGCCATCACCATGAGCGCTGGGATGGATCGGGCTATCCTGATGGACTCAAAGGGGATGATATTCCTTACTTAGCACAAGTATTTCAGATAATTGATATTTACGATGCTTTAACTAGCGAAAGACCTTATAAAAAAGCCTTTAGTTTAGAAGAAGCAATATCTGTAATGCAGCAAGAAACTGATTCAGGTTGGCGCAATCCCAAGTTAGTGCAGCAGTTTATCGACTTTAGTCGCTTCCGGAATGGAAACTAG
- the glmU gene encoding bifunctional UDP-N-acetylglucosamine diphosphorylase/glucosamine-1-phosphate N-acetyltransferase GlmU, with product MVVVAILAAGRGTRMKSHLPKVLHSLGGRSLVERVLDSVEALSPSRRMVIVGYQAELVKAAMQSPNLEFVAQTQQLGTGHAIQQLLPHLEGYTGDLLVLNGDIPLLRSQTLKQLLQTHQENQNAATILTSHLTQPQGYGRVFCNSENIVQQIVEEKDCTAAQKQNCRINAGVYCFNWQKLAQVLPHLQANNAQKEYYLTDAVTQVGKVMAVDVEDDQEILGINDRLQLATADEIIQRRVKEKWMAAGVTLINPQSITIDDTVELQSDVIIQPQTHLRGNTTIQTGSCIGPGSLIENSQLGENVTVQFSVVTDSVVQTGSRIGPYAHLRGHAVVGANCRVGNFVELKNTQLGDRTNAAHLSYLGDTTTGNQVNIGAGTITANYDGVKKHPTHIGDRTKTGSNSVLVAPVTLGDDVYVAAGSTVTEDVADNSLVIARSRQVVKQGWQKKKLDNETTS from the coding sequence ATGGTAGTTGTAGCAATTCTAGCGGCGGGACGCGGCACCAGGATGAAATCACACCTACCCAAAGTTTTACATTCTTTGGGTGGGCGATCGCTAGTTGAGAGAGTTCTCGATAGCGTAGAAGCACTTTCCCCTTCACGGCGGATGGTGATTGTGGGGTATCAGGCAGAATTAGTCAAAGCAGCCATGCAGTCCCCTAACTTGGAGTTTGTCGCACAGACTCAACAACTGGGAACAGGTCATGCCATCCAGCAATTATTACCCCACCTGGAGGGTTACACAGGAGATTTGCTGGTGCTAAATGGCGATATACCGTTATTACGCAGCCAAACTCTAAAACAATTATTACAAACTCACCAAGAAAATCAGAACGCCGCCACCATCCTTACCTCACACCTAACTCAACCCCAGGGCTACGGGCGCGTTTTTTGTAATAGTGAAAATATTGTCCAGCAAATTGTGGAAGAAAAGGATTGTACTGCGGCTCAAAAACAAAATTGTCGGATTAATGCTGGGGTTTACTGTTTTAATTGGCAGAAGTTAGCTCAGGTTTTACCCCACTTACAGGCAAATAATGCTCAAAAAGAATATTACCTCACAGATGCTGTGACTCAAGTGGGTAAAGTCATGGCTGTTGATGTGGAAGATGATCAGGAAATTTTGGGAATTAATGATCGCCTACAACTAGCAACAGCTGACGAAATTATCCAAAGGCGTGTCAAGGAAAAATGGATGGCGGCTGGTGTTACCCTGATCAACCCTCAAAGCATTACCATTGATGACACCGTAGAATTACAGTCTGATGTGATTATTCAACCGCAAACTCACCTACGGGGAAATACTACGATTCAAACAGGGAGTTGTATTGGCCCTGGGAGTTTAATTGAAAATAGCCAATTGGGTGAAAACGTCACAGTCCAGTTTTCTGTAGTTACAGATAGCGTTGTGCAGACAGGCAGCAGAATTGGCCCTTATGCTCATTTACGTGGTCATGCAGTAGTAGGTGCTAATTGCCGTGTGGGTAATTTTGTCGAATTGAAAAATACTCAGTTAGGCGATCGCACGAACGCCGCACATTTATCATACTTAGGTGATACCACTACAGGTAATCAGGTAAATATTGGTGCAGGTACAATTACTGCTAACTACGACGGCGTGAAAAAACATCCTACCCACATAGGCGATCGCACTAAGACTGGTTCCAATAGTGTTTTAGTAGCACCAGTCACGTTAGGAGATGATGTTTATGTCGCCGCAGGTTCAACTGTGACAGAAGATGTAGCTGATAATTCTTTAGTAATTGCCCGGAGTCGTCAAGTAGTTAAACAAGGTTGGCAAAAGAAAAAACTTGACAATGAAACCACTTCATGA
- a CDS encoding isoaspartyl peptidase/L-asparaginase, whose amino-acid sequence MNLQVQPKVIIHGGAGSSLHGKGGLESVRRSLYRVVEAVYSLLLSGATASEAVLQGCQMLEDDPRFNAGTGSVLQSDGQIRMSASLMDGTSGRFSGVINISRVKNPIELVHFLQSSPDRVLSDYGAAELARELQVPLFNALTDLRLQEWMQERQDNFKSTMAGVVAEPELVETSNAGRGTIGVVVLDSYGGLAVGTSTGGKGFERIGRVSDSAMPAGNYANSHAAVSCTGIGEDIIDECLAAKIVVRVTDGMLLKDAMQRSFTESSKNQRDLGAIAIEATGAISWGKTSEVLLAAYHDGESIGDTLEWNNGELVGCV is encoded by the coding sequence ATGAATTTACAGGTGCAACCTAAAGTAATTATTCATGGAGGAGCTGGTAGTTCTCTCCACGGTAAAGGAGGATTAGAGTCGGTGCGCCGCTCACTTTATCGGGTAGTAGAGGCAGTTTATTCTCTTCTCCTGTCAGGTGCAACTGCATCTGAGGCGGTTTTACAGGGTTGCCAAATGTTAGAAGATGACCCCCGCTTTAATGCTGGTACTGGTTCAGTACTGCAATCTGATGGTCAAATCCGCATGAGTGCTTCTTTGATGGATGGTACATCAGGGCGTTTTAGTGGTGTAATTAATATTTCGCGGGTGAAAAATCCCATTGAATTGGTACACTTTTTACAAAGTTCGCCAGATCGGGTACTTTCCGATTACGGTGCAGCTGAACTAGCACGGGAGTTACAAGTTCCCTTATTCAATGCTTTAACTGATTTAAGATTGCAGGAATGGATGCAAGAGCGCCAGGATAACTTTAAAAGCACAATGGCTGGCGTGGTAGCAGAACCGGAATTAGTGGAAACCAGCAATGCTGGACGTGGCACCATTGGTGTAGTCGTTTTAGATTCCTATGGTGGGCTGGCTGTTGGCACTTCTACAGGCGGTAAAGGCTTTGAGCGTATTGGTAGAGTCAGTGATTCTGCTATGCCCGCAGGTAATTATGCTAATAGTCATGCGGCAGTTAGCTGTACTGGTATTGGGGAAGATATCATCGATGAATGTCTAGCTGCCAAGATTGTGGTGCGGGTAACTGATGGAATGCTGCTCAAGGATGCTATGCAGCGCTCGTTTACGGAATCGAGTAAAAATCAGCGCGATTTGGGTGCGATCGCCATCGAAGCTACTGGAGCGATATCATGGGGTAAAACTAGCGAGGTATTACTTGCTGCCTATCACGATGGCGAAAGCATTGGTGATACTTTGGAATGGAATAATGGGGAATTAGTTGGCTGTGTTTAA
- a CDS encoding DUF2256 domain-containing protein — MGRVRSKSDLPAKICPVCQRPFTWRKKWQDCWDEVKYCSERCRRRRSETNT, encoded by the coding sequence ATGGGACGAGTTCGTTCTAAATCAGACCTACCTGCAAAAATTTGTCCGGTATGTCAACGTCCCTTCACTTGGCGCAAGAAATGGCAAGATTGCTGGGACGAGGTGAAATACTGCTCAGAACGTTGCCGTCGTCGCCGTTCTGAGACTAATACCTAA
- a CDS encoding GAF domain-containing protein yields the protein MGQPQKSLSDEQQILALCRVLQSLREEDDVDVLIATTISYIQQEFDYSLIWIALYDRLQHTLFGKGGITPDQDKSFLHKRVFLNPGDILEQVVIEQGPLGVVDLRNENRAATWQELGRKHNIQGAIFWPIRHKNRFLGLLLLGSKRWGYLLTGDTKTRLTMILGVLGAVLYQKEIDLQQQQTKRPDEPLLKLLENIRVLNNLDQRLKAVVEATHNFVSPSRTNIYWFERQGRYFWCRMSNHLVNIGRDYGDKQQAPGMTVQELSELYYALSVNEIVWIGDARSSLQSHFTAKLLKRLQVRSLLAAPILWHKDLLGFLAVEDHEPRIWAEADKNFLQGAAGLISLVAPIDSMESTIKQIQDDTQLTSQVAQAIYHKDEFNEILRTCATKVLARLAATRFLLLQYDADQNNYQIIYQSQPHNRRPLTFALNDLAEVDNSLLKNVKAAVEVEKLDEDLRFFNWRHPLIEHGVRSQLICNCTQGHAPTVLVLLTHETHRTWSTLEKELLWVVSQQIGVIVQQWQLQIDNKQQRKVLFSIQQCLTAIEHSDQNPTTETREKHLERTVLEQIVSVLDCPLALILSWSSGEIYAEIIELSTDTRFKIVADAQVTIKSEALIQWALCQDSYLSFSVDDLPPETRKWLNGLGIGQILILALRTAAAYEPTGIVVIADHRQRQWSQLSLNATETLVTQLAWSRRQQQVTQLLESTNEELQQLNWYKHSRLEEIQRTTALILEQIHDLGIPSNDLTRTRYQLLLQQLDQTTASMTGLLKLEQWQLHKNAETMPISTLLKRSLERVETLFQQHKLWVGVHGLGQSGGEYQSVNSPSFLSGIQTSTYPSSMAIAGDIVKIELILHELLVFACQRSKSGGRIDIWCRRLDEELLELSITDNGFVEPQLLAELDQNIPKDVLKLSPLDQPPGLHLLICQNLIQQLGGELHIYQLPDSRVVSRLMLPLAGKNH from the coding sequence ATGGGGCAGCCACAAAAATCTTTAAGCGACGAACAACAGATTCTAGCCTTGTGCCGCGTCCTCCAAAGCCTGAGAGAAGAGGATGATGTTGACGTTCTGATTGCAACTACTATTTCTTATATCCAACAGGAATTTGACTACAGTCTGATTTGGATTGCGCTTTACGATCGCCTCCAGCACACATTATTTGGCAAAGGCGGGATTACACCTGATCAAGACAAGAGTTTTCTGCACAAACGGGTTTTTCTCAATCCCGGCGACATATTAGAGCAAGTAGTCATTGAACAGGGACCATTAGGTGTAGTAGATTTACGTAACGAAAACCGGGCTGCAACATGGCAAGAATTGGGTAGAAAACATAACATTCAAGGCGCGATTTTTTGGCCTATTCGCCATAAAAACCGTTTTTTAGGTTTACTATTACTCGGTTCCAAACGTTGGGGTTACTTACTGACAGGAGACACAAAGACACGATTAACAATGATTTTAGGGGTATTAGGAGCAGTACTCTATCAAAAAGAGATAGATTTGCAGCAACAGCAAACCAAACGCCCTGATGAACCATTATTAAAATTACTAGAAAATATCCGCGTTCTGAATAATCTCGATCAAAGGCTCAAAGCAGTGGTAGAGGCCACCCATAACTTTGTCTCTCCCAGTCGGACAAATATTTATTGGTTTGAGCGACAAGGGCGTTATTTTTGGTGTCGGATGAGTAATCATCTGGTGAATATCGGTCGTGATTATGGAGATAAACAACAAGCACCAGGAATGACAGTGCAGGAGTTGAGCGAATTGTATTATGCTTTGTCCGTGAATGAAATTGTCTGGATTGGTGATGCCCGGAGTTCTCTACAAAGCCATTTTACCGCCAAATTGTTAAAACGCTTGCAAGTGCGATCGCTGTTAGCAGCTCCGATTTTATGGCACAAGGATCTACTAGGATTTTTGGCGGTGGAAGATCATGAACCACGAATTTGGGCAGAGGCGGATAAAAATTTTCTCCAAGGTGCGGCGGGGCTAATCTCTTTAGTTGCTCCCATCGACAGCATGGAAAGCACCATCAAACAAATTCAAGATGATACCCAGCTAACTAGCCAAGTTGCTCAAGCTATTTATCACAAGGATGAATTTAACGAAATTCTCCGCACCTGTGCGACAAAAGTTTTAGCTCGACTAGCTGCTACGCGCTTTTTACTCTTGCAATACGACGCTGACCAAAATAATTATCAAATTATCTACCAAAGCCAACCTCATAATCGCCGACCTTTAACATTTGCTCTCAATGATCTCGCAGAAGTGGATAATTCTTTATTAAAGAATGTTAAAGCTGCGGTAGAGGTGGAGAAGTTAGATGAAGATTTACGGTTTTTTAACTGGCGACATCCCCTGATCGAACATGGTGTGCGATCGCAGTTAATTTGTAATTGTACTCAAGGTCATGCACCAACAGTGCTTGTGCTGCTCACTCACGAAACTCATCGCACTTGGTCAACCTTGGAAAAAGAACTGCTGTGGGTCGTTAGTCAACAAATTGGTGTGATTGTCCAGCAATGGCAATTGCAAATTGATAATAAGCAGCAACGAAAGGTATTATTCAGCATTCAGCAATGCCTCACAGCCATTGAACACAGCGATCAAAATCCCACTACCGAAACCAGGGAAAAACATCTAGAACGGACTGTACTAGAACAAATAGTATCTGTTCTCGATTGTCCCTTGGCACTGATTTTATCTTGGTCTTCTGGTGAGATTTATGCCGAAATTATCGAGTTAAGCACTGATACTAGATTTAAAATTGTGGCAGATGCACAAGTAACTATTAAGTCTGAAGCTCTGATCCAATGGGCGCTGTGCCAAGATAGTTACCTGAGTTTCAGCGTGGATGATTTACCACCGGAAACCAGAAAATGGTTGAATGGTTTAGGAATTGGTCAAATTTTAATCCTGGCATTACGTACTGCTGCTGCTTATGAACCCACAGGCATAGTAGTGATAGCAGATCATCGTCAACGTCAATGGTCACAGCTAAGTCTCAATGCTACAGAAACTCTGGTGACTCAATTAGCTTGGTCGCGTCGTCAACAGCAAGTTACCCAACTGTTAGAGTCTACAAACGAGGAATTACAACAACTCAATTGGTATAAACATAGTCGTCTGGAGGAAATTCAAAGAACAACAGCGCTGATTCTCGAACAAATACATGATTTGGGGATTCCTAGTAATGATCTGACTCGGACACGTTACCAGTTACTGTTGCAGCAGTTAGACCAAACAACAGCCTCCATGACTGGATTACTGAAGCTGGAACAATGGCAGTTACATAAGAATGCGGAGACTATGCCCATTTCCACTTTACTCAAGCGATCGCTCGAACGAGTAGAAACTTTATTTCAGCAACACAAGTTATGGGTGGGTGTGCATGGTTTGGGACAATCGGGTGGAGAATACCAATCAGTCAATAGCCCTTCATTCCTGTCCGGGATTCAGACTTCAACCTATCCTTCCTCAATGGCGATCGCTGGTGATATTGTCAAAATTGAATTAATCCTGCACGAATTATTAGTTTTTGCCTGTCAACGTTCTAAAAGTGGAGGCAGAATTGATATCTGGTGTCGCCGTTTAGATGAGGAATTATTAGAATTATCGATTACAGATAATGGCTTCGTTGAACCACAGTTACTGGCAGAATTAGATCAAAATATACCCAAGGATGTGCTGAAACTTTCTCCACTCGACCAACCTCCAGGCTTACATCTGCTGATTTGCCAAAATCTGATCCAGCAACTAGGAGGAGAATTGCATATCTATCAGTTACCAGATAGCCGGGTAGTCAGTCGCTTAATGTTGCCATTAGCTGGCAAAAATCATTAG